In Chryseobacterium salivictor, the DNA window AATCGATAAATAGAAGGTTGAAATGAATTACTCATTATCCATTACTTATTATTAATGTAAATGAAGAATATCGTTGTTTTGGTCTCCGGCGGAGGAACCAATTTGCAAAGAATTATAGACTGCATTAAAAGCGGAGAAATTCCGAATGCAAAGATTGCGATGGTCGTTGCAGACCGGGAATGTTTCGGTTTGGACCGGGCTCAAAATCAGGGTATTCCAACGCAGTTGATTCAGAGAGGCAAAACGTTCTCTGCGGAATTAAAAAAGATTCTTCCGGAAAACACAGATTTAATTGTGCTCGCTGGATTTTTATCCATTTTAAATAAAGAATTCTGCGAATCATTTCCGGGAAAAATCATCAACATTCATCCTGCTTTACTGCCGAAATTTGGCGGCAAAGGAATGTGGGGACATCACGTTCATAAAGCGGTTTTAGCCGCTGAGGAAAAAGAAAGTGGAGCAACGGTTCATTATGTAACTTCTGGAATTGATGAAGGTGAAATCATCCTTCAAAAATCATTTGAAATTTCAGATAACGAAACCTTAGAAAGTCTGTCGGAAAAAATTCATAAGATAGAATATGAGATTTTTCCAAAAGCGATCAATAAAATACTCAGAATTCCCAGCTAGAAAAAGGAGAATTGAAAAAGAAAATAATCTAATAAAAAGTAAAAAAAGAAAAATGTCAAAAAAAAGAGCGCTTATCTCCGTTTCCGATAAATCCGGACTCGTAGATTTTGCAAAGTTTTTAGAAGCAAACAATTACGAATTGATTTCTACGGGCGGAACTTTTAAACATTTAAAAGAAGCAGGTTTAAATCCGATTCAAATTGATGAAGTCACCAGTTTTCCCGAAATGTTAGATGGCAGGGTAAAAACTTTACACCCAAAAGTTCATGGCGGATTGCTTGCCATCCGATCAAATGAGGACCATATGAACACGGTGACCGAGCATGAAATTATCCTGATCGATATGGTTGTGGTTAACCTTTATCCGTTTTTTGCCCATGCGAATACCGATATTTCTTTAGAAGAAAAAGTTGAATTCATTGATATTGGCGGGCCGTCAATGTTGCGGTCCGGCGCCAAGAATTTTCAGTCTGTTACCGTAATTACTAATGTTGAAGATTATGCTGTTATTCAAAAACAAATCGAAGAAAACGGCAATACCACTTTAGAAACAAGAAAAAAATTAGCCGGTAAAGTATTTAATCTGACTTCCGCTTATGATGCTGCAATTGCGCAAATGCTTTTAGAAGAAGACTATCCGCAGTACTTAAATGCTTCTTATCAGAAAGTTTCCGATTTAAGATATGGCGAAAATCCCCATCAGACGGCTGCATATTATGTTTCAACAACGGAAAACGGGGCGATGAAGGATTTTGAAATTTTAGGCGGCAAAGAACTGTCTTTCAATAATCTTCGCGATATGGATTTGTGCTGGAAAGTCGTCAATGAATTTAAAGATGAAATGGCCTGTTGTGCGGTGAAACATTCCACGCCATGCGGAGTTGCCATCGGAACAACGGCGGCAGAAACCTATAAGAAAACATTTGAATGCGATCCTGTTTCAATTTTCGGCGGAATTATCGGAATGAATTTTAAAGTTGATTTCGCTACGGCTGAAGAACTCAGTAAAACATTTTTAGAGATTGTGATGGCTTCGGATTTTGATGAAGATGCGGTTGAGCTTTTGAAAAAGAAAAAAAATCTGCGTATCATTAAAATTAAAAATCCGGTTTCCGACCAGCAAACCTGGGTGAAAATTGATGGTGGAATGTTGGTTCAGGATAATGACAATCAATTTTCTGAAGACATTAAAACCGTTACTGTTTTTAAACCCACAGCCGAGCAGGAAAAAGCGTTATTATTCGCACAAAGGGTTGTGAAATATGTAAAATCAAATGCGATTGTTGTGTCCAACGGCGTGCAGGCATTGGGAATCGGCGGTGGGCAGGTGAACAGAATTTGGGCAACCGAACATGCTGTAGAAAGAGCAAAACTAAAATTTGAAGGAGATTTGGTTTTGGCTTCAGATGCATTTTTCCCATTCAGAGATGTTGTTGACTTTTGTGCGAAAGAAGGCATCAAAGCAATCATTCAACCCGGGGGGAGTATGCGCGATGAAGATAGCATCGAAGCAGCAAACGAACACGGTATTCCAATGATGTTTTCCGGAATGAGACACTTTTTGCATTAATTTTGCTATTCTATATTTAGAATGGAAATTTTTTCCATCTCGATTTGAAATCCACTTTCAATTGAGTAATTTTGTAAAAAGCAAACAAATAATAAACTGTGAAATCGCTTTAAATATAATTTGATTCAATGAGGGATCAAGTTAGCGATTCCATTTGACCGTTAAACATTAATAAATAAACTTCAAATGAAAATTTTAATAGTAGGAAATGGCGCCAGAGAATCTGCGGTAGCTTTAAAGCTTAGCAGCGATAAAAGGATTACGAAAATGTATTTCGCCAAAGGAAATGCAACGACAGAATCGCTGGGGCAAAATGTATATGAAGACAGCATCGAAGGGTTGCGGGATTTTGTGATTAAAGAAAGAATAGATTTAACGGTCGTAGGTCCGGAAGCTCCTTTAGTTGCAGGCATTGTAGACGAATTTAAAAAACATAATCTTAAGATTTTCGGTCCCAGAAAAAGAACTGCAGAATTGGAAGGAAGCAAAGCCTTTTCGAAAAAATTCATGCAGACTCACAACATCAAAACAGCAAAAGCGAAGGTGTTTGAAGCGTATCAGGATGCCATTGATTACGTAAGAACACAAAAGTTTCCTTTGGTCATTAAAGCCAGTGGTCTTGCCGGAGGAAAAGGAGTGGTCATTGCTGACGACCTGGCTGAAGCCGAAACGACCATTCACCAGTTTATGATCGAAAGAATTTTTGGTGATGCCGGTATTCAGTTGGTGATCGAAGAATATTTGAGAGGTTTTGAAGCTTCGATTATCGCCTTTTCAAACGGGGATAAATTGTTCCCATGTATTCCGGTAAAGGATTATAAAAAAGCCGGATCGGGTGATACAGGACCCAACACCGGTGGTATGGGAAGCGTTGCCCCAAGTCCGGAATTTACAGAAGCTCATCAGAAAGATTTTAACGAAAATATCCTGAAACCGACACTAGCAGGACTTCATGCTTCAAATATCCGTTTCAAAGGTTTCATCTTTTTCGGTTTAATGGTTACAGAAAACGGAACTTATTTGCTGGAATATAATATGAGATTGGGTGATCCGGAAACGCAGGTAATTATGGCGCTGATGGAAAACAATCTCTACGACGTAATCATGGATTGCCTGGAAGGAAATGATATCGAACTGAAATTCAGCGACAAAAAAGCAGTGTGTTTGGTAATGTGTTCCGGCGGCTATCCAAGACAAATTGAAACAGGTTTTGAAATTCGGAATACCGAGAAAGTGACGAGTCAACTTCTTTTTGCCGGAGCCAGGGTGAAAGGCAGTCAAATTCTGACGACTGGCGGACGCGTTCTAAGTCTGGTTGCAACAGGTGATACTTTCGAAGAGGCCCGTAAAAAAGTGTACAAAGATGCAGACATCATTCACTACGATTACGAATATTACAGAGACGACATCGGTAAGTTTTAACTCATAAGGCGTGGTTTTTCCACGTCTTTTTTTCTATTTTTTAAAGCTGTTTCCTGCTCTTCATTATAATTCCTCATTTCGGCACCAGGTAAAAAGAGCCAAGTAAAAAGTAAAAAGAGCCAAGTAAAAAAACTAATTTAAAGCAGTTTAGAAATTATAACAGATAATCATTTTATAACGACATCAAAGTCTATTATCTATAATCTATCTGTCTATTATCTATCATCTATCATCAAAAAATTCATATATGCAAAACGGAATCATCATCCTCGATTTTGGATCACAATACAATCAACTCATCGGAAGGAGAATTCGCGAAATGGGCGTTTATTCAGAAGTCCTTCCTTTTAATACGCCTTTAGCAGAAATCTTAGAGCGGAAGCCTTCAGGAATAATTCTTTCCGGCGGACCAAGTTCAGTAAACGCTGAAAATGCCAGTCTAGTAGATAAAGCACTCTTCGAACAAAATATCCCTGTTCTTGGAATTTGCTATGGAATGCAGCTGACGACTCATTTATTGGGTGGCAAAGTGAAAAAAGGAGAGAAGGGAGAATATGGAAAAGCCAAACTTCAAATTCAAAAATCAAACGCTTTACTCTCTGGCGTAAGTCGGTTCTCTACCGTTTGGATGAGTCATTTCGACGAAGTGGAAACACTTCCGGAAGGTTTTGTAATCAACGGAATGACCGATGTGATTTCTGCAATTTCAAACGAAGCGAAGAAAATCTATTGTGTGCAATTTCACCCCGAAGTTTCTCATACCGAAGAAGGTACCAGAATGATGGAGAACTTTGTTTTCAATATTTGTAAATCACCAAAAAACTGGAAGCTGACCAATTATATCGACACAACTATTGCGGAAATTAAAGAAAAAGTCGGTGATCAAAAAGTAATTCTCGGACTTTCCGGTGGGGTAGATTCTTCTGTGGCAGCCGTTTTAATCCATAAAGCGATTGGCGATCAGTTGCAATGTATCTTCGTTGATACGGGACTTTTAAGAAAAGATGAAGGCAAAAAAGTAATGGAAAATTACGGCGAGCATTTCAATTTAAAGATTAAAATGATTGATGCTTCAGAAAGATTCCTGTCTAAATTGAAAGGCGTTTCAGATCCCGAACAAAAACGAAAAGTAATCGGTAACGAATTTGTCGCGGTTTTTGATGAAGAATCACATAAAATTGAAGGAGCGAAGTTTCTGGCCCAGGGAACGATTTATCCGGATGTCATCGAAAGCCAGAGTGTAAAAGGACCGTCTTCTGTAATTAAATCTCACCATAATGTCGGCGGGCTTCCCGAAGAAATGGATTTTGAATTGCTTGAACCTTTGCGCGAACTCTTCAAAGATGAGGTTCGTAAAGTAGGCGAGGAGCTCGGTATCCCTCATCATTTGGTTCACCGTCATCCTTTTCCAGGCCCCGGATTGGGAATCAGAATTTTAGGCGAAGTGGATGAAGATAAAGTAAGAATTCTTCAGGAAGCTGATGATATTTTTATCGGGGAATTATACAAGGATGATTTATACGATAAAGTTTCCCAGGCATTTGTAGTTTTACTTCCTGTAAAATCTGTCGGAGTAATGGGCGACGAAAGAACTTACGAATATACCGCGGTTGTTCGTTCTGCCAATACCACCGATTTTATGACCGCAACCTGGAGCAGACTTCCGTACGAATTTTTGGATACCATTTCCAATAGAATTATCAATGAAGTTCGTGGGATAAACCGCGTTGCTTACGATATTTCAAGCAAACCACCAGCGACGATCGAGTGGGAGTAATTTGACAATTTTACTGAAATAATATCGTATAACTATTCCCCTTTTTTTAATAATTGGGGAATACTTTTTGAAAGTAATTGTAAAACATTTTTATGTTCGATAAACAGCAAAGAAAATTGAGGCGATCCGCAAAATTAATTTCTATTTTTAGCAAATATGGGTTCAAAGATATTTTAGCCAGAATGAATCTTGCGAAAAACAATGAACCTTCTGTCGATGAAAATGAAATCGTGCTGACCAATTCCGTTTATGAAAGAATAAGAATGGCTTTGGAGGAATTGGGACCTACTTTTGTGAAATTGGGTCAAACGTTTTCTAGCCGCGAAGATTTGTTGCCTCCCGAACTAATTGTAGAATTGCAGAAACTTCAGGACAAAGTCGAAGAAGTCGATCTGAATCTGGAAGAGATTTTAGAACTTGAATTCAATATTTCACCGGACGAATATTTTCGGGAAATTCAGAAAAAACCTATGGCCACGGCCTCGATTGCGCAAGTCTATAAAGCGGTTTTAAATGACGGTTCAGAAGTAATTTTAAAAGTTAAAAAGCCAAATGTTCAGGAAAATATTCAGGATGATCTATTGCTGATTCACGATTTGATAAAAGTAATTACAACCTATTCCGACATTGGAGCGAGACTCAATTTAAAGAGCGCCATTTCTACCTTCGAAAAATCTTTGTTGGAAGAAATTTCTTTAACCAATGAAAAGAATAATATCCAACAGTTTGCGCTCAATTTTAAAAATAATAAAGAAACGTATGTCCCGAAAATTTATGAGGAGTTTTGCAGTAACAATATCCTCTGCATGGAATTTATTGATGGAATAAAGATCACCAATAAACAAGAGCTTTTAGAGAATGGAATTGATCCGGTGAAAATTTCGGAAGTTGGTTTGCGCGTCTTTGTTTCCCAGATTTTAGATTACGGATTTTTTCACGCCGATGCTCATGCGGGCAATGTTTTGGTGAAGAAAGACGGTAAAATAGTTTTCATTGATTTCGGTGCCGTCGGAAAAATCCAGCCCAATGATAAAGAAATTCTGGAACAATTAATTGTGGCTTTTGTGTCGAAGAATGCCGCGAAGATTGTTAAATATTTGAAAAAAATGGCGGTGAGTTATGAGATTCCGGATGACAAAGCTTTTCAAAACGATGTGGAAGAGGTTCTCAATTTTGTACACAGCGGTTCTCTGAAAAACATTGATGTTCCGAAACTGGTCGGTAGAATGATCCATACGTTAAAGAATAACCGAATCAATATGCCGGATTATTTATACCTGCTTTTGAAAGGGATTAGTTTAATAGAAGGAGTTGGCAGAAGCATTAATCCGGATTTAGATATTGTAAAGAGCCTGAAACCTTTTACTAAAAAAATAATTTTTAATAAAATCTCACCGAAAAAACTCGTGAAATCCGGCTCTGAGAAACTCTTGGAGCTCAGTGAAAATTTAGAAGAAATCCCAAAAGAATTGCGCTCACTTCTCCAAAAGTTAGATGAAAATAAATTTACCATTACCAGCGAAATTAAAAATATTGACAAAACGCATCAACTCATAAAATCCAGTATTGTCAATCTTATTTTAGCCATGATATTGTGTGCCAATATAATTGCTGCGGCGATTCTCTGGAATTCAGAAAGTGCTTATAATATTGGAGATATCCCGCTTTTGATTATCTTGAACTCTGTACTTTCAGTTGTTCTAATGATTGTCATTTTTTTAAGATTACTAAAAAGATAGTTTTTAGAGTGAAAAAAACTTTTTAATCTGTTTTATTCTACTAAATATTAAAATAAAAAAGACTTAAGTCAGATAAAAAAACACAAAGAAAACATAAGAACACCCAATTTTTTATTTTAAAACTTTTATGCATATCCGTAATTAGTAATATTGTTAAAACTTCTTCTCCCTTGCTAAATGAAACGCCTTTGTGAATCTTAAAAACACAAGTAAAACAGAAGGTATGTAAATAAAATCTTTGCGGACTTTGTGTTAAAACTTTGCATTATGATTGAGAGCAGACATATATAAAAATTTTTAATGCTTTATAAAAAAAATTAGATATATTCTAATCCTCTCAAAAAAACTATCTTTGCAAAATGGAAAAAATGACCTTTGCCGATTTCGATCTTCCCGAAAAAATTCTTGATGTTTTAGCGGATTCTAATTTATTTGAACCGACACCGATTCAACAGAAAACCCTGAGCCCGATTCTTTCAGGACGGGACGTGATGGGAATTGCGCAAACCGGGACCGGAAAAACTTTGGCATATCTCCTTCCGGTTCTTAAAACCTGGAAATATAATAAAACAGGCAACCCAACAGTGCTTATTCTTGTTCCAACCCGTGAACTGGTCGTTCAGGTTGCAGGAATTGTCGAACATTTAACCCAAAATATTACCGCCAGGGTCATCGGGATTTATGGTGGAAAAAATATTAAAACTCAAAAATTACTTTTTGCAGACGGTTGCGATATCCTCGTAGGAACGCCCGGAAGAGTAATGG includes these proteins:
- the purD gene encoding phosphoribosylamine--glycine ligase produces the protein MKILIVGNGARESAVALKLSSDKRITKMYFAKGNATTESLGQNVYEDSIEGLRDFVIKERIDLTVVGPEAPLVAGIVDEFKKHNLKIFGPRKRTAELEGSKAFSKKFMQTHNIKTAKAKVFEAYQDAIDYVRTQKFPLVIKASGLAGGKGVVIADDLAEAETTIHQFMIERIFGDAGIQLVIEEYLRGFEASIIAFSNGDKLFPCIPVKDYKKAGSGDTGPNTGGMGSVAPSPEFTEAHQKDFNENILKPTLAGLHASNIRFKGFIFFGLMVTENGTYLLEYNMRLGDPETQVIMALMENNLYDVIMDCLEGNDIELKFSDKKAVCLVMCSGGYPRQIETGFEIRNTEKVTSQLLFAGARVKGSQILTTGGRVLSLVATGDTFEEARKKVYKDADIIHYDYEYYRDDIGKF
- a CDS encoding AarF/UbiB family protein, with protein sequence MFDKQQRKLRRSAKLISIFSKYGFKDILARMNLAKNNEPSVDENEIVLTNSVYERIRMALEELGPTFVKLGQTFSSREDLLPPELIVELQKLQDKVEEVDLNLEEILELEFNISPDEYFREIQKKPMATASIAQVYKAVLNDGSEVILKVKKPNVQENIQDDLLLIHDLIKVITTYSDIGARLNLKSAISTFEKSLLEEISLTNEKNNIQQFALNFKNNKETYVPKIYEEFCSNNILCMEFIDGIKITNKQELLENGIDPVKISEVGLRVFVSQILDYGFFHADAHAGNVLVKKDGKIVFIDFGAVGKIQPNDKEILEQLIVAFVSKNAAKIVKYLKKMAVSYEIPDDKAFQNDVEEVLNFVHSGSLKNIDVPKLVGRMIHTLKNNRINMPDYLYLLLKGISLIEGVGRSINPDLDIVKSLKPFTKKIIFNKISPKKLVKSGSEKLLELSENLEEIPKELRSLLQKLDENKFTITSEIKNIDKTHQLIKSSIVNLILAMILCANIIAAAILWNSESAYNIGDIPLLIILNSVLSVVLMIVIFLRLLKR
- the purN gene encoding phosphoribosylglycinamide formyltransferase gives rise to the protein MKNIVVLVSGGGTNLQRIIDCIKSGEIPNAKIAMVVADRECFGLDRAQNQGIPTQLIQRGKTFSAELKKILPENTDLIVLAGFLSILNKEFCESFPGKIINIHPALLPKFGGKGMWGHHVHKAVLAAEEKESGATVHYVTSGIDEGEIILQKSFEISDNETLESLSEKIHKIEYEIFPKAINKILRIPS
- the purH gene encoding bifunctional phosphoribosylaminoimidazolecarboxamide formyltransferase/IMP cyclohydrolase; its protein translation is MSKKRALISVSDKSGLVDFAKFLEANNYELISTGGTFKHLKEAGLNPIQIDEVTSFPEMLDGRVKTLHPKVHGGLLAIRSNEDHMNTVTEHEIILIDMVVVNLYPFFAHANTDISLEEKVEFIDIGGPSMLRSGAKNFQSVTVITNVEDYAVIQKQIEENGNTTLETRKKLAGKVFNLTSAYDAAIAQMLLEEDYPQYLNASYQKVSDLRYGENPHQTAAYYVSTTENGAMKDFEILGGKELSFNNLRDMDLCWKVVNEFKDEMACCAVKHSTPCGVAIGTTAAETYKKTFECDPVSIFGGIIGMNFKVDFATAEELSKTFLEIVMASDFDEDAVELLKKKKNLRIIKIKNPVSDQQTWVKIDGGMLVQDNDNQFSEDIKTVTVFKPTAEQEKALLFAQRVVKYVKSNAIVVSNGVQALGIGGGQVNRIWATEHAVERAKLKFEGDLVLASDAFFPFRDVVDFCAKEGIKAIIQPGGSMRDEDSIEAANEHGIPMMFSGMRHFLH
- the guaA gene encoding glutamine-hydrolyzing GMP synthase, which produces MQNGIIILDFGSQYNQLIGRRIREMGVYSEVLPFNTPLAEILERKPSGIILSGGPSSVNAENASLVDKALFEQNIPVLGICYGMQLTTHLLGGKVKKGEKGEYGKAKLQIQKSNALLSGVSRFSTVWMSHFDEVETLPEGFVINGMTDVISAISNEAKKIYCVQFHPEVSHTEEGTRMMENFVFNICKSPKNWKLTNYIDTTIAEIKEKVGDQKVILGLSGGVDSSVAAVLIHKAIGDQLQCIFVDTGLLRKDEGKKVMENYGEHFNLKIKMIDASERFLSKLKGVSDPEQKRKVIGNEFVAVFDEESHKIEGAKFLAQGTIYPDVIESQSVKGPSSVIKSHHNVGGLPEEMDFELLEPLRELFKDEVRKVGEELGIPHHLVHRHPFPGPGLGIRILGEVDEDKVRILQEADDIFIGELYKDDLYDKVSQAFVVLLPVKSVGVMGDERTYEYTAVVRSANTTDFMTATWSRLPYEFLDTISNRIINEVRGINRVAYDISSKPPATIEWE